In one Sphingobium sp. MI1205 genomic region, the following are encoded:
- a CDS encoding tartrate dehydrogenase → MSANRNYSISVIPGDGIGKEVMPEGIRVLERAASLYGFSIDQKWHDFACCDYCAKHGQMMPDDWKAQIGNPDAIFFGAVGWPDTVPDHISLWGSLLQFRREYDQYVNLRPVRLMPGVPCPLAGREPGDIDFWVVRENTEGEYSSVGGKMFPGTDREIVIQETVMTRHGTDRVLRYAFELAATRDRKHVTSATKSNGIAITMPWWDERVEAMAANYPGVTHDKYHIDILTAQFVLNPDRFDVVVASNLFGDILSDLGPACTGTIGVAPSGNINPDRTAPSLFEPVHGSAPDIAGLGIANPVGQIWSAAMMLEHLGEGDAAAAIMRAVETVLAEPALRTGDLKGRAGTEECGKAVADALT, encoded by the coding sequence ATGTCCGCCAACCGCAACTATTCCATTTCCGTCATTCCGGGCGACGGCATCGGCAAGGAAGTCATGCCCGAAGGCATTCGCGTCCTGGAACGGGCGGCAAGCCTCTACGGCTTTTCAATCGACCAGAAATGGCATGATTTCGCCTGTTGCGACTATTGCGCCAAACATGGCCAGATGATGCCCGACGACTGGAAAGCGCAGATCGGCAATCCCGACGCCATCTTCTTCGGCGCTGTCGGCTGGCCCGACACCGTGCCCGATCATATCTCGCTCTGGGGTTCGCTGCTCCAGTTCCGGCGCGAGTACGACCAATATGTGAACCTGCGTCCCGTCCGCCTGATGCCGGGCGTGCCGTGCCCGCTGGCAGGTCGCGAGCCGGGCGACATCGACTTCTGGGTCGTGCGCGAAAATACCGAGGGCGAATATAGCTCGGTCGGCGGCAAGATGTTTCCCGGCACCGATCGCGAAATCGTCATCCAGGAAACGGTGATGACCCGCCACGGCACCGACCGGGTGCTGCGCTACGCCTTTGAACTCGCCGCCACGCGGGACCGCAAGCATGTCACCTCGGCCACCAAATCCAACGGCATCGCCATCACCATGCCCTGGTGGGACGAGCGGGTGGAGGCGATGGCGGCCAACTATCCCGGCGTCACTCATGACAAATATCATATCGATATTCTGACCGCCCAATTCGTATTGAACCCCGACCGGTTCGATGTGGTCGTTGCGTCCAACCTGTTCGGCGACATCCTGTCCGATCTTGGCCCGGCCTGCACCGGCACCATCGGCGTCGCGCCTTCGGGCAACATCAACCCCGATCGCACCGCCCCTTCGCTGTTCGAGCCGGTCCACGGCTCCGCCCCCGACATCGCGGGCTTGGGCATTGCCAATCCGGTCGGCCAGATCTGGTCAGCCGCCATGATGCTCGAACATCTGGGCGAAGGGGACGCCGCTGCCGCCATCATGCGCGCAGTCGAAACCGTCCTTGCCGAACCCGCCCTGCGCACTGGCGACCTTAAGGGCCGGGCCGGTACGGAAGAATGCGGCAAGGCCGTCGCGGACGCTCTCACCTGA
- a CDS encoding GNAT family N-acetyltransferase, translating to MATGIEAMVDLRQMTADDLTAAHDLSHEQKWPHRLEDWEMMFGLGSGYVAELDGEIVGTAMSWLYGDDAATLGMVIVSPKAQGMGIGRRLMDRVLADLDGRTVMLNATDEGLPLYRKMGFEPIGPVFQHQGAAFAVPVAELIPDERVRPLGSKDMDTLHMLARRATGMDRDRLLDALVPGAQGVVLTRSNEPVGFALFRRFGRGYVVGPTIAPDTGGAKALISHWLGSNSGIFCRLDVPEESGLSGWLDELGLPCVGRVVRMTRGQHPKADPDIRIFSLTTQALG from the coding sequence ATGGCGACGGGCATAGAGGCGATGGTGGACCTTCGGCAGATGACTGCCGACGATTTGACCGCCGCCCACGACCTCTCCCACGAACAGAAATGGCCTCACCGGCTTGAGGATTGGGAAATGATGTTCGGCCTCGGTTCGGGCTATGTGGCCGAACTGGACGGCGAAATTGTCGGCACCGCGATGAGCTGGCTCTATGGCGATGACGCCGCGACGCTGGGCATGGTCATCGTCTCGCCAAAGGCGCAGGGCATGGGCATCGGCCGCCGCCTGATGGATCGGGTGCTGGCCGATCTGGACGGCCGCACCGTCATGCTGAACGCCACGGACGAAGGCCTGCCGCTTTACCGCAAGATGGGCTTTGAACCGATCGGCCCGGTCTTTCAGCATCAAGGCGCGGCCTTCGCCGTGCCCGTCGCGGAACTCATTCCCGACGAACGCGTCCGCCCCTTGGGAAGCAAGGATATGGACACGCTACACATGCTCGCCCGCCGCGCCACCGGCATGGACCGGGACAGGCTGCTCGATGCGCTTGTCCCCGGTGCGCAGGGCGTGGTGCTGACGCGCAGCAATGAACCCGTCGGCTTCGCGCTGTTCCGCCGGTTTGGCCGTGGCTATGTCGTCGGACCCACCATCGCGCCCGATACGGGCGGCGCAAAGGCGCTGATCTCGCACTGGCTGGGGTCCAACAGTGGCATCTTCTGCCGTCTGGACGTGCCGGAGGAAAGTGGCCTGTCCGGCTGGCTTGATGAACTGGGCCTTCCCTGCGTCGGTCGGGTCGTGCGGATGACGCGCGGCCAGCATCCCAAGGCTGACCCCGACATCAGGATTTTCTCCCTCACGACGCAGGCACTCGGATGA
- a CDS encoding aspartate aminotransferase family protein has translation MTLQSNRSLLDIDRDHLIHPVTSFRAHEARGATLLQSGDGMWLTDMDGNRLLDAFAGLWCVNVGYGQESIVEAAAAQMRQLPYATGYFHFGCETTVRLAQKLADLSPEGLDHVYFTLGGSDAVDSAVRYIVHYFNALGKPNKKQCIALDRGYHGSSSTGAGLTALANFHRGFDLPLRWQHHIPSPYPYRSDLTDDAAIIARSVQQLKDKVAEIGADNVAAFFCEPIQGSGGVIVPPKGWLKALRDACTELDILFVADEVITGFGRTGPLFACEEEGVAPDLMTLAKGLTAGYAPMGAVLMSDRIYQGIADGAAPELAIGHGFTYSGHPVSAAVGLEVLRLYTEGGILANGQSVAGRFAAGLEGIADHPLVGDTRGRGLLGAIELVSDKGSKARLDPALKIPDRLFARGYANGVIFRSFPDNIVGLAPALCASDAEMDEIFARIRKTLDDLLEEADIRAAVG, from the coding sequence ATGACGCTGCAATCCAATCGGTCCCTGCTGGACATCGACCGCGATCACCTGATCCATCCCGTCACCTCCTTCCGCGCCCATGAAGCGCGCGGCGCGACGCTGCTGCAAAGCGGCGATGGCATGTGGCTGACCGACATGGACGGCAATCGCCTGCTGGACGCCTTTGCGGGCCTGTGGTGCGTCAACGTCGGCTACGGCCAGGAAAGCATCGTCGAAGCCGCCGCCGCGCAAATGCGCCAGCTTCCCTATGCGACCGGCTATTTTCACTTCGGATGCGAAACAACCGTCCGGCTGGCCCAGAAGCTGGCGGACCTCAGCCCCGAAGGGCTGGACCATGTCTACTTCACCCTCGGCGGCTCCGATGCCGTAGACTCCGCCGTCCGCTACATCGTCCATTATTTCAACGCCCTCGGAAAGCCGAACAAGAAACAGTGCATCGCGCTCGACCGGGGCTATCACGGCTCCAGCAGCACTGGCGCCGGCCTGACGGCGCTTGCCAACTTCCATCGCGGCTTCGACCTGCCGCTACGATGGCAGCACCATATTCCGTCGCCCTACCCCTATCGCAGCGACCTGACCGACGATGCCGCCATCATCGCCCGTTCCGTCCAGCAACTGAAGGACAAGGTCGCGGAGATCGGCGCCGACAATGTGGCCGCCTTCTTCTGCGAGCCTATCCAGGGATCGGGCGGCGTCATCGTTCCGCCCAAGGGCTGGCTCAAGGCGTTGCGGGACGCCTGTACCGAACTCGACATCCTGTTCGTCGCCGACGAAGTCATCACCGGTTTCGGCCGCACCGGCCCGCTCTTCGCCTGCGAAGAAGAAGGCGTGGCCCCTGACCTCATGACCCTCGCAAAAGGACTGACGGCGGGTTACGCGCCGATGGGCGCAGTGCTGATGTCGGACAGGATCTATCAGGGTATCGCCGATGGAGCCGCGCCAGAACTGGCGATCGGCCACGGCTTCACTTATTCCGGCCATCCCGTCAGCGCCGCCGTCGGCCTGGAGGTCCTGCGTCTCTACACCGAAGGCGGCATCCTCGCGAACGGCCAAAGCGTCGCCGGGCGTTTCGCGGCGGGCCTGGAAGGCATCGCGGATCATCCTCTGGTGGGAGACACGCGTGGCCGTGGTCTGCTAGGCGCGATCGAGCTTGTGAGCGACAAGGGCAGCAAGGCGCGGCTAGACCCGGCGCTCAAGATACCCGACCGCCTTTTCGCGCGGGGCTATGCCAACGGCGTCATCTTCCGCTCCTTCCCTGACAATATCGTTGGCCTCGCCCCCGCGCTCTGCGCATCCGACGCGGAGATGGACGAGATTTTCGCGCGCATTCGCAAAACGCTCGACGACCTGCTGGAAGAGGCAGATATTCGCGCGGCGGTGGGATAA
- a CDS encoding (2Fe-2S)-binding protein, translated as MSGRFVRLGETDRPRIMLQVDGQSVAALEGDTLMVALLSTGDTLRQSEFGDGRRAGFCLMGACQDCWVWTESGDRLRACSTLAAAGQRILTSQPEATWPNLA; from the coding sequence ATGAGCGGACGCTTCGTTCGCCTGGGCGAAACGGATCGCCCCCGGATCATGCTGCAAGTCGATGGTCAGTCCGTGGCGGCGCTGGAAGGCGACACGTTGATGGTCGCCCTGCTCAGCACCGGCGACACGCTGCGCCAGTCGGAATTTGGCGATGGTCGGCGGGCCGGCTTCTGCCTGATGGGCGCTTGTCAGGATTGCTGGGTCTGGACCGAAAGCGGTGATCGGCTGCGGGCCTGCTCCACCCTTGCCGCGGCGGGCCAGCGCATCCTCACCAGCCAGCCGGAGGCGACATGGCCGAACCTCGCATAA
- a CDS encoding M20 aminoacylase family protein, translating to MIDDLLEPLIAFRRDIHAHPELGFCEHRTAGRIAERLRALGLEVHEGIGGTGVVGVLKNGASTRSIGLRADMDALPIHEQTNLPYASKTDGTFHGCGHDGHVAMLLGAAQHLARSRNFDGTVNFFFQPAEEGLGGAREMVKEGLFERFPCDRVFGLHNWPDLPAGTIATRPGPIMGAADKFEIRLEGRGGHAAIPQDTPDAILAAASLVTQLNSIVARRIAPTASAVLSITQIHGGHTHNVIPAEVSVSGTVRTFDPAVQDVIEDALRKIAAGVAMAHDVTAQVDYQRYYPATINDADAAREALDAAATVGIAQVAPDPAFTSEDFAFMLEACKGAYIWLGQAQAEGSVPLHNPHYDFNDDVLGLGIRLHVALAERHLAKG from the coding sequence ATGATCGATGACCTGCTGGAACCCCTGATCGCCTTCCGCCGCGACATTCACGCGCATCCTGAACTGGGCTTCTGCGAACATCGCACTGCCGGGCGGATTGCCGAGCGGCTTCGCGCGCTGGGCCTGGAAGTGCATGAGGGGATCGGCGGAACCGGCGTTGTGGGAGTCCTGAAAAACGGCGCATCCACCCGCAGCATCGGCCTCCGCGCAGACATGGACGCGTTGCCGATCCATGAACAGACCAACCTGCCCTATGCCAGCAAGACAGATGGCACCTTCCATGGCTGCGGCCATGACGGCCATGTCGCCATGCTGCTGGGCGCCGCGCAGCATCTGGCGCGAAGCCGCAATTTCGACGGCACCGTCAACTTCTTCTTCCAGCCTGCCGAAGAAGGGCTGGGCGGCGCGCGGGAGATGGTGAAGGAAGGGTTGTTCGAACGCTTCCCCTGCGATCGGGTATTCGGCCTGCACAACTGGCCAGACCTGCCCGCTGGCACGATCGCCACGCGTCCCGGCCCGATCATGGGCGCGGCCGACAAGTTCGAGATCAGGCTGGAAGGACGCGGCGGCCACGCCGCCATCCCGCAGGACACGCCCGACGCGATCCTGGCTGCCGCCAGCCTGGTCACGCAACTCAACAGCATCGTCGCCCGCCGCATCGCGCCGACTGCATCGGCGGTGCTATCCATCACCCAGATTCACGGCGGCCACACCCATAATGTGATCCCGGCGGAAGTGAGCGTCAGCGGCACCGTCCGCACCTTCGACCCTGCGGTACAGGACGTGATCGAGGACGCCTTGCGCAAGATTGCCGCTGGCGTGGCGATGGCCCATGATGTGACGGCGCAGGTGGATTATCAACGCTACTACCCCGCGACGATCAACGACGCCGATGCGGCGCGTGAAGCACTGGATGCCGCCGCTACGGTAGGCATCGCACAGGTGGCGCCCGATCCCGCCTTCACCTCGGAAGACTTCGCCTTCATGCTGGAAGCGTGCAAGGGTGCCTATATCTGGCTGGGGCAGGCTCAGGCGGAAGGCTCCGTGCCGCTCCATAACCCGCATTATGACTTCAATGACGATGTGCTTGGCCTGGGCATTCGCCTGCATGTCGCGCTGGCCGAGCGGCATCTCGCTAAAGGCTGA
- a CDS encoding aldehyde dehydrogenase family protein has protein sequence MNGFDPDLVSMAKANNFIGGRRVEGRGQAITVRRPSDGHVQAELDCVDESQLAEAVENAQAAYKTSGWAQTDPRGRMKVLRRWADLIEADAENLAPLEAMGSTRMIGEINGWDLSYTAETIRFFAEWADKVGGEVAATTPDKLGLTIAEPYGVVAAIAPWNLPLVMAGWKIAPAIAAGNSIVLKPSEMTPFSIVRLAELAIEAGLPAGVFNIVQGDGRSVGDPLVRRPEVAKVTFTGSTRTGAAIMGACAETGPKPVTLELGGKSPQIVFADAVLDKAAALVARAITLNAGQVCVAGSRLLVQEQVADQVIDRILTAFEAHKAGPTWRSDTTLGPIISEGQLDRMDGIVKRAIADGAQVLTGGGRATAPQEGSYFAPTLLTNVDQKSEVVQGEIFGPVLTVQTFADETEAYALANDSDYGLAAGVHTGDVARALRATRALEAGTVWVNRYGRSNDFILPTGGYKQSGIGKDLGREAYVANLKIKTALIEF, from the coding sequence GTGAACGGTTTCGACCCCGATCTGGTCAGCATGGCAAAGGCCAATAATTTCATCGGTGGCCGCCGGGTCGAAGGGCGGGGGCAGGCGATCACCGTAAGGCGCCCTTCCGACGGCCATGTGCAGGCAGAATTGGACTGCGTCGATGAAAGCCAACTGGCCGAAGCGGTCGAAAATGCACAGGCCGCCTACAAGACGAGCGGATGGGCGCAGACCGACCCGCGCGGACGGATGAAGGTGCTGCGGCGCTGGGCCGACCTGATCGAAGCGGACGCGGAAAATCTCGCACCGCTGGAGGCCATGGGATCGACCCGCATGATCGGGGAGATCAACGGATGGGACTTGAGCTATACCGCCGAGACGATCCGCTTCTTTGCTGAATGGGCGGACAAGGTGGGGGGCGAGGTTGCCGCGACGACGCCTGACAAGCTGGGGCTGACAATTGCCGAACCCTATGGCGTGGTGGCGGCGATCGCGCCCTGGAACCTGCCTCTGGTGATGGCGGGATGGAAGATCGCTCCGGCGATTGCGGCGGGCAATTCCATTGTGCTCAAGCCGTCGGAGATGACGCCGTTCAGCATCGTGCGGCTGGCCGAGCTGGCGATAGAGGCTGGCCTGCCCGCCGGGGTGTTCAATATTGTACAAGGTGACGGGCGATCGGTCGGCGATCCGCTGGTGCGGCGGCCGGAAGTGGCGAAGGTGACCTTCACCGGATCGACGCGGACGGGCGCGGCGATCATGGGGGCGTGCGCGGAAACCGGGCCAAAGCCGGTGACGCTGGAACTGGGCGGGAAAAGCCCGCAGATCGTTTTCGCCGATGCGGTGCTGGACAAGGCGGCGGCTCTTGTCGCGCGGGCCATCACGCTCAATGCCGGGCAGGTGTGCGTTGCGGGATCGCGATTGCTGGTGCAGGAACAGGTGGCCGATCAGGTGATCGACCGCATCCTCACCGCCTTCGAAGCGCACAAGGCGGGACCGACATGGCGCAGCGACACAACGCTGGGACCGATCATTTCCGAAGGGCAGCTGGATCGCATGGACGGCATCGTCAAGCGCGCCATTGCCGACGGTGCGCAAGTGCTGACCGGCGGCGGACGGGCGACGGCGCCGCAGGAGGGCAGCTATTTCGCGCCGACGCTGCTGACCAATGTCGATCAGAAGAGCGAGGTGGTGCAGGGCGAGATTTTCGGGCCTGTGCTGACGGTGCAGACCTTTGCCGATGAGACGGAAGCCTATGCGCTCGCCAACGACAGCGACTATGGGCTGGCGGCGGGCGTTCATACCGGCGACGTCGCGCGGGCATTGCGAGCGACGCGGGCGCTGGAGGCCGGGACGGTGTGGGTCAATCGCTATGGCAGGAGCAATGACTTCATCCTGCCGACTGGCGGTTACAAGCAGTCCGGGATCGGCAAGGATCTGGGGCGCGAAGCCTATGTGGCGAACCTCAAGATCAAGACGGCGCTGATCGAGTTCTGA
- a CDS encoding NAD(P)/FAD-dependent oxidoreductase, with translation MSAASDVIIVGGGLMGSSAALFLRGHGLSVTLLETDLIGRQASGTNFGNVRRQGRALHQLPLANRALSIWRKSRELLGADIEYLQSGHIRVCYRERPELVGAMEDYADKARHEGLDLELLSGNALRAKFPFFGADVLAGSYSAMDGHANPRLAAPAFARAAQRMGANIHENTKIVDAQKVGDDFIVTAENGRTFRAPILLITAGAWGNALSSQFGEPVPIVPRGPNMSVTEPVPYAIHPAVGVMTPLEEETVYFRQVARGNIVLGGSTRGPSYPDEYRAYVLPQNTVSQLKQIRRLAPALGKLNIIRVWSGIEGYMPDSQPVMGPSATTSGLYYAFGFSGSGFQIGPGVGETMAEIIAKGATDIPMEPYNIARFAQTT, from the coding sequence ATGAGCGCGGCCAGCGACGTCATCATCGTGGGCGGCGGCCTCATGGGCTCCTCCGCCGCGCTGTTCCTGCGCGGCCATGGCCTGTCGGTCACGCTGCTGGAAACCGACCTGATCGGGCGGCAGGCCAGCGGCACCAATTTCGGCAATGTCCGGCGGCAGGGCCGCGCCCTGCACCAGCTTCCGCTCGCCAACCGCGCCCTTTCCATCTGGCGCAAGTCGCGCGAGCTGCTGGGCGCGGATATTGAATATCTCCAGTCCGGCCATATCCGCGTCTGCTATCGCGAACGCCCCGAACTGGTCGGCGCGATGGAGGATTATGCCGACAAGGCCCGGCATGAGGGGCTGGACCTTGAGCTTCTGAGCGGCAACGCGCTGCGGGCGAAATTCCCCTTCTTCGGGGCGGATGTGCTGGCCGGTTCCTACTCGGCTATGGACGGCCACGCCAATCCGCGCCTCGCCGCCCCCGCCTTTGCCCGCGCCGCCCAGCGCATGGGCGCGAACATCCACGAGAACACGAAGATCGTGGACGCGCAGAAGGTCGGCGATGATTTCATCGTCACTGCCGAAAATGGCCGCACCTTCCGCGCGCCGATCCTGCTCATCACCGCCGGCGCATGGGGCAACGCCCTTTCCTCCCAGTTCGGTGAGCCAGTCCCCATCGTCCCACGCGGCCCGAACATGAGCGTGACCGAGCCGGTGCCCTATGCCATCCACCCCGCCGTCGGCGTCATGACCCCGCTGGAGGAGGAAACCGTCTATTTCCGGCAGGTCGCGCGCGGCAATATCGTTCTGGGCGGCAGCACGCGCGGGCCGTCCTATCCGGACGAGTATCGCGCCTATGTGCTGCCCCAGAACACCGTCAGCCAGTTGAAGCAGATCCGCCGCCTCGCGCCCGCCCTGGGCAAGCTCAACATCATCCGCGTATGGTCGGGGATCGAAGGCTATATGCCCGACAGCCAGCCCGTCATGGGGCCAAGCGCGACCACCAGCGGCCTCTATTATGCCTTCGGCTTTTCCGGCTCTGGTTTCCAGATCGGGCCGGGCGTGGGTGAAACGATGGCGGAAATCATCGCGAAGGGCGCAACGGATATCCCGATGGAGCCGTATAACATCGCCCGGTTCGCGCAAACCACCTGA
- a CDS encoding FAD/NAD(P)-dependent oxidoreductase — translation MAEPRIIVVGAGPSGVRAAEAVVQAGLRPIVIDEARRAGGQIYRRQPDNFTRPYEKLYGTEADRAKALHDSFDALRDKVDYLPETLVWNIAEEHVWTAAGNAQQTLPYDALLLCTGATDRLLPVKGWNLAGTYSLGGAQVALKSQAVSIGREVVFMGSGPLLYLVASQYVQAGAKVAAVLDTSPSGARFRALADLLALPSVLWNGIQLTRALARADVPIHHQITPVEISGDGEAGVNAIRYRTASGAEKTIACDAVAMGYHLRPETQLADLARCTFMFDAGTRQWLPQRDQDGRSSTQGVYLAGDGAKILGARSAEASGRLAALAALADLGLTIDSGEMTALRRDVATYAKFARGLAKAFPWPAHQAAALPDDTIICRCEAVSAGDLRAVMRETGAVEANRAKAFSRVGMGRCQGRYCGLAAAELIAAEAKIPVQQVGRLRGQAPVKPLPIAIGEEE, via the coding sequence ATGGCCGAACCTCGCATAATCGTCGTCGGCGCGGGGCCGTCCGGCGTGCGCGCCGCGGAGGCCGTTGTGCAGGCTGGACTGCGCCCCATCGTCATTGACGAGGCGCGCCGGGCGGGCGGCCAGATCTATCGCCGCCAGCCCGACAATTTCACCCGGCCTTACGAAAAGCTCTACGGCACCGAAGCCGACCGGGCGAAGGCGCTGCACGACAGTTTCGACGCGCTGCGGGACAAGGTCGACTATCTGCCCGAAACGCTCGTCTGGAACATCGCCGAAGAACATGTCTGGACGGCCGCTGGCAATGCGCAGCAAACGCTGCCCTATGACGCCTTGCTCCTTTGTACCGGCGCGACGGATAGGCTGTTGCCGGTCAAGGGCTGGAACCTTGCGGGCACATACAGCCTGGGCGGCGCGCAGGTCGCGCTCAAGTCGCAGGCTGTCTCCATCGGGCGCGAAGTGGTCTTCATGGGCTCCGGCCCGCTCCTCTACCTCGTCGCCTCGCAATATGTGCAGGCTGGCGCAAAGGTCGCGGCCGTCCTCGACACCTCGCCTTCAGGCGCCCGGTTCAGGGCGCTGGCCGACCTTCTCGCCCTGCCTTCGGTGCTGTGGAACGGCATCCAGCTCACTCGCGCACTGGCCAGGGCTGACGTGCCCATCCATCATCAGATCACGCCGGTCGAAATCAGCGGCGACGGCGAAGCCGGCGTGAACGCCATCCGCTATCGCACGGCGTCCGGCGCGGAAAAAACGATCGCCTGCGATGCGGTGGCGATGGGTTATCATCTGCGTCCCGAGACCCAGCTTGCCGATCTTGCCCGCTGCACCTTCATGTTCGATGCGGGGACGCGCCAATGGTTGCCGCAGCGCGACCAGGATGGCCGATCCAGCACGCAGGGCGTCTATCTGGCAGGCGACGGCGCCAAAATTCTCGGTGCGCGTTCCGCCGAAGCGAGCGGAAGACTAGCCGCGCTGGCTGCATTGGCGGACCTTGGCCTGACAATCGACAGCGGCGAAATGACTGCCCTGCGCCGCGATGTCGCCACCTACGCCAAATTCGCGCGGGGGCTGGCAAAGGCATTCCCCTGGCCCGCGCATCAGGCGGCGGCATTGCCCGACGACACCATCATCTGCCGCTGTGAAGCGGTCAGCGCGGGCGATCTGCGCGCCGTCATGCGTGAAACCGGCGCGGTCGAAGCCAACCGGGCCAAGGCGTTCAGCCGCGTAGGCATGGGCCGCTGTCAGGGGCGTTATTGCGGCCTCGCGGCTGCGGAACTGATCGCCGCCGAAGCGAAGATCCCCGTCCAACAGGTCGGTCGCCTGCGCGGACAGGCGCCGGTCAAGCCGCTCCCCATCGCCATCGGAGAAGAAGAATGA
- a CDS encoding NAD-dependent succinate-semialdehyde dehydrogenase has translation MTLNLDNPALLIQRAFIGGEWTGASSGATVPVDNPATGAIIGTVPDCGEAETQAAIAAAQAAFPAWRAKTAGERAALLERWHALVLDNAADLARIMTAEQGKPLAESEGEIRYAATFIKWFAEEGRRIDGAIIPAPEANRRILVMKEPVGVSGAITPWNFPAAMITRKCAPALAAGCPVVVKPSELTPYSALALARLAQDAGIPAGVFNVVTGDATAIGGAMTSSPIVRKLSFTGSTRVGALLMRQSADTIKRLSLELGGNAPLIVFEDADLDLAVASAMASKFRNAGQTCVCANRILVQDGIHDAFAEKLAKAVSALKVGPGDQPGSTIGPLINSAAVDKVKAHVEDALSHGAQIFAQAPEGATGERFATPLILTGASRDMRLADEETFGPVAPLFRFKHEEEGIELANGTSYGLASYFYTENLHRAFRVAERLEAGMVALNTGGISMEMAPFGGVKMSGLGREGAHMGIEEYLEVKTFHVGGLKL, from the coding sequence ATGACACTGAACCTCGACAACCCCGCACTGCTGATCCAACGCGCTTTCATCGGCGGAGAATGGACCGGCGCTTCATCCGGCGCGACCGTACCTGTCGACAACCCAGCAACGGGCGCGATCATCGGCACCGTCCCCGATTGCGGAGAGGCTGAAACGCAGGCAGCCATCGCCGCGGCCCAGGCGGCCTTTCCCGCATGGCGCGCCAAGACCGCCGGAGAACGCGCTGCGCTGCTCGAACGGTGGCACGCCCTCGTGCTCGACAACGCCGCCGACCTCGCCCGCATCATGACGGCTGAGCAAGGCAAGCCGCTGGCGGAGTCTGAAGGCGAGATCCGTTACGCCGCCACCTTCATCAAATGGTTCGCCGAAGAAGGCCGCCGGATCGATGGCGCAATCATCCCCGCACCCGAAGCCAATCGCCGCATCCTCGTTATGAAGGAGCCGGTGGGCGTGTCGGGCGCGATCACGCCCTGGAACTTTCCGGCGGCGATGATCACCCGCAAATGCGCGCCAGCTCTCGCGGCAGGTTGCCCGGTGGTCGTCAAGCCATCCGAACTCACCCCCTATTCGGCGCTCGCGCTGGCCAGGCTGGCACAGGATGCCGGCATCCCCGCTGGCGTCTTCAATGTCGTTACGGGCGATGCTACGGCGATCGGCGGCGCGATGACATCCAGCCCCATCGTGCGGAAACTGTCCTTCACCGGGTCCACACGGGTCGGTGCGCTGTTGATGCGCCAATCGGCCGACACCATCAAACGGCTCAGCCTGGAACTGGGCGGCAATGCCCCGCTGATCGTGTTCGAGGACGCCGATCTCGACCTTGCCGTCGCCAGCGCCATGGCCAGCAAATTCCGTAACGCGGGCCAGACCTGCGTCTGCGCCAACCGCATATTGGTGCAGGACGGCATTCACGACGCCTTCGCTGAAAAACTTGCCAAGGCAGTTTCTGCGCTCAAGGTCGGGCCAGGCGACCAGCCGGGAAGCACCATCGGCCCGCTCATCAACAGCGCCGCCGTGGACAAGGTGAAGGCCCATGTCGAAGACGCGCTGTCCCATGGCGCGCAGATCTTTGCCCAGGCGCCAGAGGGCGCGACCGGCGAACGCTTCGCCACGCCCCTTATCCTGACCGGCGCAAGCCGGGACATGCGCCTGGCTGACGAGGAAACCTTCGGCCCCGTCGCGCCGCTGTTCCGCTTCAAGCATGAAGAGGAAGGCATCGAACTCGCCAACGGCACCAGCTATGGCCTCGCCAGCTATTTCTACACCGAAAATCTCCACCGCGCCTTCCGCGTGGCCGAGCGGCTTGAAGCGGGCATGGTCGCGCTCAACACCGGCGGCATCTCGATGGAGATGGCGCCCTTCGGCGGCGTCAAGATGTCCGGCCTCGGCCGCGAAGGCGCGCATATGGGGATCGAGGAATATCTGGAGGTCAAGACGTTCCATGTGGGTGGCCTGAAACTCTAG
- a CDS encoding Lrp/AsnC family transcriptional regulator, translated as MLNGPKLDRIDLKILTQLQLSGRITNVELADAVGLSPSPCLTRVKRLEKAGYITGYGAHINLHKLGEFLTVFTEVTLTEHRAGDFSRFETRIRKLDEIVECHLVSGGYDYLLKFVTRGVAHYQSIIEGMLESDYGIEKYFSYVVIKSPFIKHHYPIQHLFGEQK; from the coding sequence ATGTTGAATGGCCCAAAACTGGACCGGATCGATCTTAAGATCCTTACACAGCTTCAGCTATCCGGCCGTATCACGAATGTCGAACTGGCGGACGCCGTCGGCCTGTCGCCCAGCCCCTGCCTCACCCGCGTCAAACGGCTGGAAAAAGCTGGCTACATCACCGGCTACGGCGCGCATATCAATTTGCACAAGCTGGGCGAGTTCCTCACCGTTTTTACCGAAGTCACGCTGACGGAGCATCGGGCGGGCGACTTTTCGCGGTTCGAAACGCGCATCCGCAAGCTCGACGAAATCGTCGAATGCCATCTGGTCAGCGGCGGCTATGACTATCTGCTGAAATTCGTGACACGCGGCGTCGCCCATTATCAGTCGATCATCGAAGGCATGCTCGAAAGCGATTATGGCATCGAAAAATATTTCAGCTATGTCGTGATCAAGTCGCCCTTCATCAAACATCATTATCCCATTCAGCACCTCTTCGGGGAGCAGAAATGA